A region of the Phycisphaerae bacterium genome:
TGCGCGGCAAGAAGGTCGCGCTGGCCCAGAACTCGCCGTCGCACTATTTTGCGCTGAACATGCTCGTCGCGGGCGGGGTGCAGCCGAGCGAAGTCAACATGGTCTTCACCGAGGACGCGTTCCAGGCGGCGGCCGCGTTCAACGCGCAGAAGGACATCGCGGCGGCCGTGTCGTGGGCGCCGGACATCTACAACCTCGAGAAGGTGCGGGGCAATCGGCTGCTGGTCACGACCGCGACCGCAAACAAGCTGATCGCGGATGTGTGGTTCGCGCGGGCGGATTTTGCGAAGGACCATCCGGGCATCATCGAGGGCCTGGTGCGCGGGATTTTCGACGCGATGCAGGCGCTGCACGATGAGGATGTGAAGAAGCATTGTGCCGAGCTGATGGGCCAGGGCTACAACATCCCGCCCACGGAAGCGTTCAACATGTTCGGCGACGCGCACAACACGAACTGGGCCGAGAACTTCCAGTTCTTCATGAACCAGAACAACCCGACGAACTTCGAGCGCGTCTGGAACCAGGCGTATTACCTCTACCGGCGGATCGGGGCGATCCGGCACCAGCCGGTGTCGTTTGACAGCGTAATGGACTTCTCGCTGATCGCGAAGCTGGGCGGGGAAGAGAAGTACGCGTCGCAGAAGGACGAATACGAGATCCAATTCGCGCCCCGGACCGTGAGTGAGATCCGGGCCGAGGACGAGATTCTCACGAACACGGTCGTCATCCACTTCTTCCCGAACAGTTGGGACCTGGCGAAGACCGTCACGCGCCAGAAGGACGGCAAGAGCGTCGAAGAGCTTTACGATCCCACCGTGGACCTGGTGCTCGAAGAGGTCGCCAAGCTCGTCGGGCAGTTCGGCGCCGCCCGCATCGTCATCGAAGGGCATACCGACAGCTCGATGAAGGGGCAGGTGACGCCCAGCCTGGTCAAGGAGCTCTCGCTCAACCGCGCCAACGCCGTGAAAGAGGCGCTGGTCAAGAAGTACAAGCTCAACCCCAACCAGTTCGGCGTCGAGGGGCTCGGCTGGGACCGGCCGGCGGATTCGCAGGACCCGACCAACCACGCCAAGAACCGGCGCGTCGAGATCAAGGTCTACCCGGCGGAGAGGGCCTAGCGCAGCGCATGGCGCGCCAACTGCCGGCGTCGATGGCTGGCACTGAAGCCGGGGTGCCCCGCCCGGATATCGATGGGGCGTGAATGGAGCATGATGGATCAGCAACCAGCGAATCCAGCCGCGGGCCCCGGCGCCCCGTCCGAGACCCCGGCCGGTGCTGTGCCCGCGGATGCCCAGAACGTCGTGGCTGCGCCGCCGCCGACCCCCGTCGCGCGCCGCCGCGCGCGGCCGTTCTTTGCCCTTCGCCGGACCATTCCGCGCTGGCAGGCCGCGCTCAGCGGAGTGCTGGGCGTGGCCATCTGTTTGGGCGCGTGGTGGTTTGTGACGCGGGGCGAACCGGAGAGTCGCCTGCTCGGGCCGACGGTCCTGCCCAGCCCGCTGGAGACGTTCAAGACTTTTCCTACGCTGTGGTTTGACCGGGCGCTGACCCGCAATACGCTGGTCACGCTCAAGCGCGTGGCGCTCGGTTTTGCGCTGGCGGCACTGATCGGCGTGCCGGTCGGCGTGCTCTGCGGATGCTTCAGCCGGATCGCGGCGCTGCTGGCGCCGTTGACGCTGGTGGGGCGCAACATTCCCGTCGCCGCCCTGATTCCGCTCACGTTTTCGCTGTTCGGCATCGGCGAGCTGCAGAAGGTGATGTTCATCTTCATTGCGTGCGTCGCGTTCGTGATTTCTGACACCGCGGGGGCCATCGCGGACATCGGCGGCCAGTACCTCGACACCGCGTACACCCTCGGGGCCAGGCGTCGGCAGGTCGTGCTCAAGGTGCTCGTGCCGCTGGCGCTGCCGAGCGTGTTCAATTCGCTGCGCGTGCTGTTCGGGCTGGCATTTGGCTACATCATGCTCGCCGAGCTGGTGAAATTCGGCGGCGAGGCAGGCGGCCTCGGGGACATCATCATCACCTCGCAGCGCCGCGGCCAGCGTGAGCACATCCTGCTCGTACTGATGATCATTCCGCTCGTTGCGCTGGCGCTGGACCGGTTGATCTACGCCGTGCAGCGAAGCCTGTTCCCACACCGCTACGGTGGCGCCGGCCTGCTGTGGAAACTGGTGTGCGTTGTCCTGCACGGCTGGGAGTGCTTGAAAGGCATTTTCTGGAAACCCGCGGACGTCGAGCCGCTGCCGGCCGGACCCGGTACCACAGTGGGGCCACGCCCATGACCACGAATTCCACCCAGCCCGCGCCCGCCGCCGCGGCGCCCACCCACACCGTCGGCATGAGCCAGGTCCTGGAGCATCCGCGCACCGCGGCAGATGTCGTCCGGCCTCCGGTGGTGGAGTTCCGCAACGTCACGAAGACCTATGGCGCCGGCGGCCCCAAGCCCTACACCGCGATCAAGGAGGTGACCTTCGTCGTCGAGGACTTGCCGAACAAGGGCGAGTTTGTCTGCGTACTGGGGCCGAGCGGCTGCGGGAAGAGCACGATCCTGCGGCTGATTGCCGGTTTGGAGCCGCAGCATCCGCCGACGAGCGGCACGGTGCACGTCCAGGGTGCGCCGGTCGTGGCGCCGGGGGCGGACCGGGGCATGGTGTTTCAGGACTACACCAGCTTTGACCACCGCACGGTGCTGGACAACGTGGCCTTCGGTCTGGAATGCCGGGGCGTGCCGCGCCGGCCGCGCTACGAGCTGGCCCGCTGGTGGATTCGGCGGGTCGGGCTGCGCGCCGCCGACGAGGGCAAGTACCCGCACGAGCTGTCCGGGGGCATGCGTCAGCGCGTAGCGATCGCCCGCACGCTGATTCTCCGGCCGCGCATCATCCTGATGGACGAGCCCTTCGGGGCGCTGGACCCGCAGACCCGGATGCACATGCAGGACCTGCTGGTGGCGCTGTGGCGGGAAGTGCAGGCCACGGTGTTCTTTGTCACGCACTCGATCGAAGAGGCCGTTTTTCTTGGCGATCGGGCCTACGTCATGAGCAATTCGCCGGGTACCATCTTGCGCGAGCTGGTGATCGAGCCGGCCGACCGGCCGGTCAAGGAGATGCGCCGCCAGGCGCGCTTCCACGAGACGGTCGGCTACCTGCGCGATCTGATCAGCGAGTTGGAGGAAGGCCACTGAGGCCTGACGAGCGCTGACGAGGAATCACGACGGTGGAGCGCGGCGGCCCGCTGCATTTCGGCAGGTCTCTGAAGGCGGCGTTCACGCACCGCTGGAACCTGCTCGTTTTCTTCGGGGCCCTGGCGTTCGCGCTCATCAGCGGCCGTCCGGATGTCTGGGGGCCGCTCGTGCTTGCCGGCGAGTTGCTCTACGTGGGCGGGCTGGCTTCGCACCCGCGCTTCCAGGCCTACGTCGCCGCGCAGGCCGCCAAGACGGCGCGCCGGCAGGGCTCCGCGACTGCCGATGTGCTCCTGAGCCGGATCGTCGCGGCGCTGCCGCCCAAGTCGCTCCAGCGCTTCGAGGCCCTGCGTACGCGCTGCCTGGAGTTGCGGCAGCTCGCGGCGCAAATCAAGGACCCCGGCCGGGCGGGCGCGCCCGTGCCGCTGGAGGAGCTGCAATTGGCCGGCCTGGACCGGCTGCTCTGGATTTACCTGCGGCTGCTGTTCACGGAATACTCGCTCGACCGGTTCCAGCAGAAGACCGACCGCGCGCAGATCGAACGTGACATCGCCAACCTGGAAGCCCGGCTGCGGCAAACCGAGCGCATCTCCGACGAGGCCCAGCGCCAGAAGGTGCGCCGGGCGATCGAGGACAACCTGCAGACGTGCCGTGACCGGCTCGCGAATCTCCAGAAAGCGCTCGACAACTACGAGTTGGTGAAGCTCGAGATCGATCGCCTGCAGAACAAGATCTGCGCGCTCAGCGAGCTGGCGGTGAACCGCCAGGAGCCGGATTTCATCTCCACGCAGGTCGACCAGGTGGCGTCCAGCATGGTGCAGACCGAGCGGACGATGAACGAGCTGCAGTTTGCCACCGGCCTGGAGGCTGCCGACGATGCCGTGCCGGAGCTCGTCCGGCGCGAATCCGTTATCGCGAAGCGCTAGCACCGACCATGCCGCGCGACGGGGGCGGATATCCCACCCAATCCGCATGGCGCGCCCAATATAGGCGCGGCCGCTGCGAATACCCCCCCGGATGTCAACCAGGCTTGTGCAGGAGGGCG
Encoded here:
- a CDS encoding ABC transporter permease, translating into MAICLGAWWFVTRGEPESRLLGPTVLPSPLETFKTFPTLWFDRALTRNTLVTLKRVALGFALAALIGVPVGVLCGCFSRIAALLAPLTLVGRNIPVAALIPLTFSLFGIGELQKVMFIFIACVAFVISDTAGAIADIGGQYLDTAYTLGARRRQVVLKVLVPLALPSVFNSLRVLFGLAFGYIMLAELVKFGGEAGGLGDIIITSQRRGQREHILLVLMIIPLVALALDRLIYAVQRSLFPHRYGGAGLLWKLVCVVLHGWECLKGIFWKPADVEPLPAGPGTTVGPRP
- a CDS encoding OmpA family protein; this translates as MAGQPKIPFYIALGVVIIGLIGFALYRSDILAPQGAREGGAAPVAPVATPTGETASQQPAGTGPEAADAASVTTVKEYKFTPAERLPEVKGISAYKPLADETVRFALNVWAGWAPIIQANDGFKAGKVWKTPDGKSFKVELVLIDNPVAMRDAYAAGDVHIGWATLDMVPLFLEGFVDAGGKPRDSRVMPRIYQQVDWSNGGDGIVVRDVIKTVADLRGKKVALAQNSPSHYFALNMLVAGGVQPSEVNMVFTEDAFQAAAAFNAQKDIAAAVSWAPDIYNLEKVRGNRLLVTTATANKLIADVWFARADFAKDHPGIIEGLVRGIFDAMQALHDEDVKKHCAELMGQGYNIPPTEAFNMFGDAHNTNWAENFQFFMNQNNPTNFERVWNQAYYLYRRIGAIRHQPVSFDSVMDFSLIAKLGGEEKYASQKDEYEIQFAPRTVSEIRAEDEILTNTVVIHFFPNSWDLAKTVTRQKDGKSVEELYDPTVDLVLEEVAKLVGQFGAARIVIEGHTDSSMKGQVTPSLVKELSLNRANAVKEALVKKYKLNPNQFGVEGLGWDRPADSQDPTNHAKNRRVEIKVYPAERA
- a CDS encoding ABC transporter ATP-binding protein, producing MTTNSTQPAPAAAAPTHTVGMSQVLEHPRTAADVVRPPVVEFRNVTKTYGAGGPKPYTAIKEVTFVVEDLPNKGEFVCVLGPSGCGKSTILRLIAGLEPQHPPTSGTVHVQGAPVVAPGADRGMVFQDYTSFDHRTVLDNVAFGLECRGVPRRPRYELARWWIRRVGLRAADEGKYPHELSGGMRQRVAIARTLILRPRIILMDEPFGALDPQTRMHMQDLLVALWREVQATVFFVTHSIEEAVFLGDRAYVMSNSPGTILRELVIEPADRPVKEMRRQARFHETVGYLRDLISELEEGH